A region of the Deltaproteobacteria bacterium genome:
CCAAGCCGTCGACCTTGAGCGTGCGCTTGGCGCCCGAGTTCAATCGTCCGATGTCGACAATCTTGCCGTTGGCAATGCCGACATCGCCATGGAAACTCGGCAACCCCGAACCGTCATAAATCCGTCCGCCTTTAAGCAAGAGATCGTACATCGCGCACTCCTTTCACTGGTGGAAACTATTTGATCGTTTGGCTGCTCAACTGCGGCTCGTACAACATTTGAATGACGATGCCATCGGGATCGGCGCAGTAAAACGACGCGCTGCCGTCGCGATGGAGCTTGAATGGGTGGACGATCTTCACGCCCTGGGAAGTGAATGCCGCTTCCAGTTCGCGCACCCGTTCGACGCTGTCGACGATGAAACCAAAATGATCGAGCTGGCGCTCCTCAGCACCCTTGGCAAACTGCTCGGTAATTTGGTGAATCGCCAGGTTGTCCGACCCGGACGAGAGATAAACGTTGTGCGAATCGGGTTCCCAGACGACATCCATGCCGAGAATATTTTGATAGAACTGTTTTGACCGCGCCACATCGCTAACCTTGATCGCGATATGGCGCATACCTTTTAATCCCGCAACGCGACCCATGGCCGGACTATACCACAACGAAGAAGAATTACAGGCGAAAACGTCTCTTAGACGGCACGCGCTCCTAGCGAATCTCGCTAATATATGTTTTATAGAAAGCTCCGGCACAATTTTAATTACGATCATGGCCAAGCGCAGTAAACTCAGCCGCACCACCCATCCGCATCTCGGCATTTTGACCGATATCAGCACGTTGGTCACTCATTCCCACGATCTCCAAGAAACCCTCGACAACATTGTCGCCACGGTGGGGGACCGGATGCAGACCGAAGTCTGTTCACTGTATATTTACGATCGTGAGAAGCGCCGCCTCACACTGTGTGCCACCATGGGTCTCGATCCAGAATCCATCGGCAAGGTCTCCATGGCCGTCGCCGAAGGGCTCACCGGCATGGTCATCGAGCGCATGAAGCCGGTGATGGTGGTCGACGCGCTCAAACACCCGCGTTACAAATACTTTCCTGAGACCCATGAAGAACACTTTCACTCGTTCCTCGGCGTGCCGCTGATCGAGAAAAAGCAGCCCCTCGGCGTCTTAGTCGTGCAAACCTCCCGGCGGCGGGAATTTTCCCGGGACGAAATCAGCCTGCTGAAAAATATTTCGGCCCATGCATCGAGTATCATTGTGCAAGCCCGCCTCGCCGAGACCCTCAAAAACAAGGAAGAAGAACAAAAAGAATTTCAAAAGCATATGAACGTGGCGATGCGCAAGCTGCGTTCCTATGAAGGCGGCCGGCGCGAGCGCGCAAAGAAAACCAAACAGCACTGGCGTGGCCGGTTAGACGGACTGGCGGCGTCGCCGGGATTCGGCCGCGGTAAAGCGTTCGTGCTCGAACCGCGCCTGGACTTGAGTACGATTCCGAAGAAAAAAAGCCGCAGACCGCAGCATGAAATCGAGCGCTTCCGCGGCGCGGTGGAACGCGGCATCGAACAGATCGGCGTGATCAAAAACCGCATGAGCCATCTGATCTCCGCCGAAGAAGTGGCGATCTTCGATGTCTACCGCTTGATCCTCGAAGATCCGGATATCATCCACCAGATCGAGCAACAGATCCGCAAAGAAGGCTTTACTGCCGAGTATGCCGTGCGGCGGGTTTTCGAACGCTACATGGAGTCCATCGCCAAGAGCGAAGACAGTTACTTTCGCGAACGCACTACCGACGTCAAAGACGCAGCGCAGCGCTTGTTGGAAAATCTCTCCGGCACCGCCGGGCAACAATACGAGATTCCGGCCGATGCGGTGTTAGTGGCTCAGGATCTTTCGCCCGCCGACCTGAGTTTGCTCGAAGGTGACAAGTTCAAAGGCATCGTCTTGTCCACTGGCGGAGTCACCTCCCACGCTTCGATTTTGGCGAAGTCCTTCGAAATTCCGAGCGTGGTCGGCGTCGAAGGATTGATGGACGATGTGCACCAAGGGGATTTGTTGATCATCGATGGCAACTCCGGCGGCGTCCACGTCAATCCCAACCCAGAAGTCATTCGCGAGTACGACCGCTTGGAGCGCGACTATGCCGATTTGAATCGCGAGTTGGGCGAGCTCAAAGACCTGCCGGCGGAAACCACCGACGGCCATCGAGTCGCGCTTTACGCCAACATCGGTCTCTTGAGCGATGTCGCCTTCGCGAACTTGCACGGTGCACAGGGAGTCGGGCTCTACCGGACCGAGATCCCGTTCTTGTCGCACCGCG
Encoded here:
- a CDS encoding VOC family protein, with product MPRCGWVVRLSLLRLAMIVIKIVPELSIKHILARFARSACRLRDVFACNSSSLWYSPAMGRVAGLKGMRHIAIKVSDVARSKQFYQNILGMDVVWEPDSHNVYLSSGSDNLAIHQITEQFAKGAEERQLDHFGFIVDSVERVRELEAAFTSQGVKIVHPFKLHRDGSASFYCADPDGIVIQMLYEPQLSSQTIK
- the ptsP gene encoding phosphoenolpyruvate--protein phosphotransferase, which encodes MAGLYHNEEELQAKTSLRRHALLANLANICFIESSGTILITIMAKRSKLSRTTHPHLGILTDISTLVTHSHDLQETLDNIVATVGDRMQTEVCSLYIYDREKRRLTLCATMGLDPESIGKVSMAVAEGLTGMVIERMKPVMVVDALKHPRYKYFPETHEEHFHSFLGVPLIEKKQPLGVLVVQTSRRREFSRDEISLLKNISAHASSIIVQARLAETLKNKEEEQKEFQKHMNVAMRKLRSYEGGRRERAKKTKQHWRGRLDGLAASPGFGRGKAFVLEPRLDLSTIPKKKSRRPQHEIERFRGAVERGIEQIGVIKNRMSHLISAEEVAIFDVYRLILEDPDIIHQIEQQIRKEGFTAEYAVRRVFERYMESIAKSEDSYFRERTTDVKDAAQRLLENLSGTAGQQYEIPADAVLVAQDLSPADLSLLEGDKFKGIVLSTGGVTSHASILAKSFEIPSVVGVEGLMDDVHQGDLLIIDGNSGGVHVNPNPEVIREYDRLERDYADLNRELGELKDLPAETTDGHRVALYANIGLLSDVAFANLHGAQGVGLYRTEIPFLSHRDFPSEEEQYALYKRVVEGMAGKPVTIRTLDIGADKYPTYMRSVATEPNPFLGWRSIRISLEVEEIFKTQLRAILRVGDLGRVRLLVPMISSLEEIHKVKELLAEARHELEREGTPYDRQMELGIMVEVPAAVQLAERFLREVDFLSIGTNDLIQYLLAVDRSNRKVASLYEPLHPAVLSALNQTMEAGKRVGKRVGMCGEMAADPLCALLLLGMGLEEFSMGSLYIPVIKKALRSTSYQTAKNTAQIVLGMDSVGEIKRYLFEQIRQLGMVELLEMYH